The following coding sequences are from one Terriglobales bacterium window:
- the hpnA gene encoding hopanoid-associated sugar epimerase has translation MKVFVTGATGFVGSHVARALSQQGAELRLLVRKTSRCDLIDSLPAERVIGDLRQPETLRAAIEGCEMAFHVAADYRLWVPDADEMYRSNVEGTRALIQMARAAGVRRIVYTSTVATMGFTTNGRPADEESPVALADMIGHYKRSKFMAEQVALEAGRSGVDVVVVNPTAPIGEQDIKPTPTGRIVVDFLKKKFPAYVDTGMNLVDVAEVAKGHVLAAEKARPGERYILGGENLTLKQILDKLAGITGLPSPKVKLPYAMALATGAVDTLVTGRLLRREPRVTLDAVRMGRKRMFASSAKAERELGWKVTPVGDALRRAVEWFRKNGYA, from the coding sequence ATGAAGGTCTTTGTCACAGGAGCGACCGGCTTCGTAGGAAGCCACGTCGCGCGCGCTCTTTCTCAACAAGGGGCAGAGCTTCGCCTGCTGGTACGCAAGACCAGCCGCTGCGATCTCATCGACTCGCTGCCGGCGGAGCGGGTCATCGGTGACCTGCGGCAGCCGGAGACGCTCCGCGCGGCGATCGAGGGCTGCGAGATGGCCTTCCACGTGGCGGCGGACTACCGCCTGTGGGTGCCGGACGCGGACGAGATGTATCGCTCCAACGTGGAGGGGACCCGGGCCCTGATCCAGATGGCGCGGGCCGCCGGGGTGCGGCGTATCGTGTACACCTCGACGGTGGCGACCATGGGCTTCACCACCAACGGGCGCCCGGCGGACGAAGAGTCGCCGGTCGCGCTGGCCGACATGATCGGCCACTACAAGCGGTCCAAGTTCATGGCCGAGCAGGTCGCGCTGGAAGCCGGGCGCAGCGGAGTGGACGTGGTCGTGGTGAATCCGACGGCGCCGATCGGGGAGCAGGACATCAAGCCCACGCCCACCGGCCGGATCGTGGTCGATTTCTTGAAAAAGAAGTTCCCGGCCTATGTCGACACCGGGATGAATCTGGTGGACGTGGCCGAGGTCGCGAAGGGACATGTGCTGGCGGCGGAAAAGGCGCGCCCCGGAGAACGCTACATCCTGGGCGGCGAGAACCTGACGCTCAAGCAGATCCTGGACAAGCTGGCCGGCATCACCGGCTTGCCCTCGCCCAAGGTGAAGCTGCCGTATGCGATGGCGCTGGCCACGGGTGCGGTCGATACCCTGGTCACCGGTCGATTGTTGAGGCGCGAGCCGCGAGTGACCCTGGACGCGGTGCGCATGGGCCGCAAGAGGATGTTCGCCTCTTCCGCGAAAGCGGAGCGCGAGCTAGGTTGGAAAGTCACGCCGGTGGGCGATGCCCTGCGGCGTGCCGTCGAGTGGTTCCGGAAGAATGGCTATGCCTAA